The Metallosphaera hakonensis JCM 8857 = DSM 7519 genome includes the window GATCAAGGTCGTATCCTGGATTCGTAATCGATGGCAGGGGTTTCTTCATCTTTACTACACTCACTATAGTTGTCCCGAGGAAAAATAACGTTAGCACTGAACTTACTAGAAGATAAGCCGTGCCTAATATTATCAATAATCCTCCTGCAAGTTCTATAATTAACGAAATATCCACAAAAACCTTGGGTATACCAATTTGTTTCATCATCTCTTTAACCTGTTTGTTCATTGTGATTTTTGGGAAAGAGTGGGGAATCAACGATATTCCAAAAAATAACCTAAAAACCAACATTCCTACTGATCCGAATATATCGATCATTTAACTTTACCTCCTATAGCTACTTTACTTTTTACAGCTTATAAACTAACACGTGAAGTGAAAGATAGGAGATTACTCCAAGGTAAGTGGGTTTCAACAGAAATGAAAATAATCAGTTATATTCATTTATGTAATTATATAGGTTAATATGGTTTAATAGGGGTCTGGAAGCGTCAAGGTTTAAGACTTCTCTTAGACTTTCTGATCTCCCAACGCGAGAAAGGATAAAGAACGGCAGTAGCTAAGGCCATCCAATATGTAATTGTGGGGTAACTCACGACTTCGGCTACGGCCTGACCGCCTCTCACATTAGCAGTAAATGTCTCTGTCCCCCACAGGAAAAACGGATATTGTATGGGCACGCCAAGCAGTGTTGGAACAAACTTGAAAAGGACGTAAATTAGAATAGGGTCAAGAATGTACAGAACTGGGAACCAGAACATAGTGGAGAA containing:
- a CDS encoding DoxX family protein, which translates into the protein MIDIFGSVGMLVFRLFFGISLIPHSFPKITMNKQVKEMMKQIGIPKVFVDISLIIELAGGLLIILGTAYLLVSSVLTLFFLGTTIVSVVKMKKPLPSITNPGYDLDLLFLAGSLLLLLAGPGPLSLLPGPQI